The following proteins come from a genomic window of Macadamia integrifolia cultivar HAES 741 unplaced genomic scaffold, SCU_Mint_v3 scaffold262, whole genome shotgun sequence:
- the LOC122066885 gene encoding 50S ribosomal protein L18-like encodes MVILPPVRPPQITKFLKPYVLKMHFTNKYVSAQVIHSPTATVASSASSQEKGLRPSMENTRDVAAAAKIGKILGERMLLKGIPAVSVFLKREQKYHGKVKAVIDSVREAGVKLI; translated from the coding sequence ATGGTTATCCTTCCTCCTGTCAGGCCTCCTCAGATTACCAAGTTTCTCAAACCATATGTCTTGAAGATGCATTTCACAAACAAGTATGTGAGTGCCCAAGTAATACACTCCCCTACAGCTACAGTGGCTTCCTCTGCAAGCTCACAGGAAAAGGGTTTGAGGCCAAGCATGGAAAATACTCGTGATGTTGCAGCTGCTGCAAAGATTGGGAAGATCTTGGGGGAGCGCATGCTGCTCAAGGGAATACCTGCAGTTTCTGTTTTCTTGAAGAGAGAACAGAAATATCATGGTAAGGTGAAGGCTGTGATTGATTCTGTTAGGGAGGCTGGTGTCAAGCTTATTTGA